In one window of Macrobrachium nipponense isolate FS-2020 chromosome 2, ASM1510439v2, whole genome shotgun sequence DNA:
- the LOC135221513 gene encoding uncharacterized protein LOC135221513 — protein MDLLVQTIAVPFGYVCDESGFSATEFSSDLQVLDFEMGESCRHGMQRLPDVIPSSFQDLVYIEASPADNTTTRVLSCATPTVFRQRHLRRLQPSSEASVNMCHSSEDLKNILNARHEQQQQRQPVDSVSPTQDGFISTVHHHHHRLPFLTCQTHGSCHFYLLKKFSFDLWFLLSSGCFRCGGRHLKSQESKDRIRKCHSLGVTLRTLADRFHEDYAKRRSKSNAGTAFELTIPSALSKSLAASILLIYCWRIYKKFR, from the exons ATGGATTTACTCGTTCAAACAATTGCTGTTCCTTTCGGCTACGTTTGTGATGAGAGTGGTTTCAGTGCGACGGAATTTTCGAGTGATTTGCAAGTTCTGGATTTCGAGATGGGAGAATCGTGTCGTCACG gtatgCAACGCCTACCTGATGTCATCCcaagtagttttcaagatctggtGTATATCGAAGCAAGTCCCGCTGATAACACAACCACGAGAGTTCTTTCGTGTGCTACGCCGACAGTATTCCGTCAGAGGCACCTCCGTAGATTGCAACCTTCCTCGGAAGCGTCTGTCAACATGTGTCACTCCTCTGAGGACCTAAAGAACATTCTCAACGCCAGACACGAGCAGCAGCAACAGCGACAACCCGTGGACAGCGTCTCCCCGACGCAAGATGGATTCATCAGCACggtacatcatcatcatcatcgccttcCGTTTCTCACCTGTCAAACTCACGGGTCCTGCCATTTTTACCTCTTGAAGAAATTCAGCTTCGACTTATGGTTTCTCCTGTCGAGCGGCTGCTTCCGCTGTGGCGGCAGACACCTGAAATCACAAGAGAGCAAGGATCGCATTAGGAAATGCCACAGTTTAGGGGTGACGCTTCGGACGCTAGCGGACCGGTTTCATGAGGATTATGCAAAG AGGCGTAGCAAGAGCAACGCTGGCACCGCCTTCGAACTCACAATTCCCTCAGCGCTCAGCAAGAGTCTGGCCGCGTCCATATTGCTCATCTATTGCTGGAGAATTTACAAGAAATTCCGATGA